In one Thermodesulfovibrionales bacterium genomic region, the following are encoded:
- a CDS encoding MtaA/CmuA family methyltransferase has protein sequence MTPKERILKLFAGEEIDRPPCFSGMGNVTTEGLKKSGYKFAALHSDARMMSDAAASTYKLFGFECGVVPFDLCVEAEALGCEINVYAHVEDILYPTIKKKLIHNEDEMEITVPSRIQDRGRIPLMCEAIGLIKKDIGNEVPIGTYVLGPFTLAGQIMELNDLLKLSFKKPDKVGKLLDLLADAIIIVAEQYVKAGADYITVREMGATSDVLSPRVFKNLILPYLKKIFATLTVPSVIHICGKTNDIVPFMAETGARAISVDQKNDAAESRKKLGKDALVFGNYDPYNVLVAGTPDLVRQTVKRCMDDGVSAVWPGCDIWPTVPPENIRAMMDEVKNYRR, from the coding sequence ATGACACCAAAGGAAAGGATTCTGAAACTCTTTGCCGGCGAAGAGATCGACAGACCGCCGTGCTTCAGCGGCATGGGGAATGTCACGACAGAAGGACTGAAGAAATCGGGATACAAGTTCGCCGCCCTCCACTCAGACGCCAGGATGATGTCCGACGCTGCCGCATCCACCTATAAGCTCTTCGGCTTTGAATGCGGCGTCGTTCCCTTTGACCTCTGTGTTGAGGCGGAGGCCCTCGGATGCGAGATAAACGTCTATGCCCATGTGGAAGACATCCTTTACCCGACCATCAAGAAGAAGCTGATCCACAATGAAGACGAAATGGAGATAACGGTTCCTTCCCGTATCCAGGATAGAGGGAGAATACCTCTCATGTGCGAGGCTATCGGCCTCATCAAGAAAGACATCGGGAACGAAGTTCCGATCGGCACCTATGTGCTCGGGCCTTTCACCCTCGCCGGACAGATCATGGAGCTCAATGACCTGCTGAAACTCTCTTTCAAAAAACCTGACAAGGTGGGAAAGCTTCTCGATCTCCTTGCCGACGCCATCATCATTGTCGCCGAACAGTATGTGAAGGCAGGTGCGGATTACATAACCGTGAGAGAGATGGGCGCGACATCTGATGTCTTGAGCCCGAGGGTCTTCAAGAATCTCATACTCCCCTATCTCAAGAAGATCTTCGCTACGTTGACGGTTCCGAGCGTCATCCACATATGCGGCAAGACCAATGATATTGTGCCCTTTATGGCAGAGACCGGGGCAAGGGCGATCAGCGTTGACCAGAAGAACGATGCTGCCGAATCGCGCAAGAAGCTCGGCAAGGATGCGCTTGTCTTCGGAAACTATGACCCTTACAATGTCCTGGTTGCAGGAACTCCGGATCTCGTAAGGCAGACCGTGAAGAGATGCATGGATGACGGAGTAAGCGCAGTATGGCCGGGTTGCGACATCTGGCCCACTGTTCCGCCTGAAAATATCAGGGCGATGATGGATGAGGTAAAAAATTACAGGAGGTGA